A segment of the Aridibaculum aurantiacum genome:
GCTACAGGTGTATTCAAAGAAAGACTGAGCCAGTCAGCATTGTACGCAGCCATGCTGGAGGTTACAGATGCTGAAGCAAGGGCTGTACTGGATTGGTTGCTGCAAAAAGGCATGACCTTCAACTGGGGAACAGATCTCGTTAATGAGCTTACAGAAGAGCAGACTTTAGAGCAATGCAAGATGTATATAGCTGCGCTACGAATGGCAGATGATTTCGGCTGCGATACCATCGGCATCCAATACCAGCAGGGCTTGAAAGATCTTACTGCCGCCAGCGATTTGGTAGAAGGTCTACTGAACAATACAGAACGACCACCAGCATTTTCAAAAGATGGACGTGAGTTGTTTGCAGGCCAGGCATTGCCACACTTCAATGAAGTAGATGAGTGTGCTGGTCTTGATTCATTACTTACGTATAAGCTTTGGAAAGAACTGGGAATGGAAGGCGATAACACCTTGCATGATCTTCGTTGGGGGCAACAATACAAGGGCGAAAATATTGATGATTTTGTCTGGGTGTTTTTGATCTCTGGTGCCGCACCTCCATCGCATTTTGTTGATGGATATAAGGGCGCCAGCAGCGACAGGCAGCCTGCGATGTTTTTCCCTAAAGGTGGAGGCACGCTCAAAGGTGTGAGCAGGCCAGGTGCCATTGTCTGGAGCAGGGTGTATGTTATGAACAACGAGTTGCATTGCGACCTTGGCGTAGGTGAAGTAGTTGAGCTGCCCGAGGAAGAAACGCAGAGAAGATGGAATGAGACAACGCCGCAGTGGCCTATCATGCATGGTGTGCTGAAAGGCATCAACCGCGACCAGATGATGGCGAAGCACAAGGCAAATCATATTCACGTGGTGTATGCAACAGATGAAACAATGGCCAATAAGGCTTGTCGCATCAAGGCTGCTGCTTTAGCTGAGTTGGGTATTCAGGTAAACTTCTGCGGTGATGTAGCGCTTGAAGGTGCATCTTTTCAAACGGAAGATTATTTGGAAACCAGCAGTGCCTCAGTGATGTAATATCGTTGCCACGCTCGGTTCAAAGGCAGTTTTTCATAGCAACAAAAACAAAGCAATAACGGCTACATAAATGATAAGGATCTATAAAACACAGGACCAGATTGTACTTGAACAGGAAGGGAAGTATTATGTAGCTAATGAAACTTCATGGGACAGGTACATCAATCGCGATGACCTTTACCAGCAGTTACAGGAAGAGATATCATCTCTGCAAGCTGTTGGCGGTGAAGAGTGGTTACAGTCTCAAAAGCTGCAGGCACCCATAGGTTCACAGGAAGTATGGGCAGCAGGTGTAACTTATCTAAGAAGCAAAGTAGCCAGGATGGAGGAGAGCGAGCAAAGTGGCGGAGCTACTTTTTACGACAAGGTGTACGATGCAGAACGTCCTGAAATATTCTTTAAGGCAACGCCACAGAGAGTAGCAGGAACCAATGAAACCGTACGCATCAGGAAAGACAGTCACTGGGATGTACCTGAACCTGAGCTGACACTTGTTATCAGTTCATCAGGAAAGATAGTAGGTTATACTATTGGAAATGATATGAGCAGCAGGAGCATTGAAGGAGAA
Coding sequences within it:
- a CDS encoding fumarylacetoacetate hydrolase family protein; protein product: MIRIYKTQDQIVLEQEGKYYVANETSWDRYINRDDLYQQLQEEISSLQAVGGEEWLQSQKLQAPIGSQEVWAAGVTYLRSKVARMEESEQSGGATFYDKVYDAERPEIFFKATPQRVAGTNETVRIRKDSHWDVPEPELTLVISSSGKIVGYTIGNDMSSRSIEGENPLYLPQAKMYEKCAGLGPCVLVTGNGIPATTSISMTIDRNGERMFTGSTTIDQMKRSHEELVGYLYREMEFRTGSYLMTGTCVVPPNDFTLQSTDVITISIEGIGTLVNTVA